Proteins from a single region of Paraflavitalea devenefica:
- a CDS encoding flavodoxin domain-containing protein encodes MKGIIIYKGKYGATREYADMLSKELNLPVFTPTITGGQLIDADYVLIGSAVYIGKLQLQSWLIRNQEWLKSKKLFFFIVCGTPAAAKEKTAKIIADNIPRSLRNNPVFFLKGRMIMRKLSWTDRLLLKLGARLARDPQEKKAMLQDFDGVEAARIQPLIQSLQTWESEKRQETLHTLY; translated from the coding sequence ATGAAAGGGATTATCATTTATAAAGGCAAATACGGGGCAACCCGTGAATATGCAGACATGCTGTCAAAAGAACTGAACCTGCCAGTGTTTACGCCTACTATAACCGGCGGACAATTGATAGATGCCGATTATGTACTCATCGGCAGCGCTGTGTACATTGGTAAACTGCAGTTACAAAGCTGGCTTATCCGCAACCAGGAATGGCTGAAATCAAAGAAACTGTTCTTTTTTATTGTATGTGGCACCCCTGCAGCCGCCAAAGAAAAAACGGCTAAGATCATTGCCGATAACATCCCACGCTCTTTAAGGAACAATCCTGTTTTCTTCCTGAAAGGCCGGATGATCATGCGTAAACTGTCGTGGACAGACCGCCTGCTGTTGAAGCTGGGCGCCCGGCTGGCCAGGGACCCACAGGAAAAGAAAGCCATGCTGCAGGACTTCGACGGTGTGGAAGCCGCGCGTATCCAACCCCTGATACAGTCCCTGCAAACATGGGAGTCTGAAAAAAGGCAGGAAACCCTGCATACGCTTTATTGA
- a CDS encoding baeRF3 domain-containing protein: MNQVLQYPAEFLKETGHAPSVCLVLPFEPQLYDKSTITCRLKTMLAKAEGRLLQFYSTHKAIPVLTKVQQLIAGINYSNYRKSIAILATPFASRLFYLDFPVTETIQTGEYLNIREVVKAKSRETQYLVMVLGNHWARMYTGTSTTLTCIKQNREAGDPASGYGNHFLHKMDQGLGFMLSAYQLPVFILGQEQVLEPFKHITTHTENIIGYLPGSFDTSNETAILMTLQSELHHWNKHKHRYLIQKLYKAHKDGKLSCGIKEVWNTATHRRGQLLVVEENFTSPCRMEREGASAFTRSADDPYNMKDLVDDIIEKVLKDGGDVEFVDQGTLSSFQQIALIEFRQSE; encoded by the coding sequence ATGAACCAGGTGTTACAATATCCCGCAGAATTTTTAAAAGAAACCGGGCATGCGCCTTCGGTTTGCCTTGTTTTGCCCTTTGAGCCTCAGCTCTATGACAAGAGCACGATCACCTGCCGTTTAAAAACTATGCTGGCCAAAGCGGAAGGGCGCCTGCTGCAATTTTATTCCACCCATAAGGCCATACCCGTACTTACCAAGGTACAACAACTAATTGCCGGCATCAATTATAGTAATTACAGGAAGAGCATTGCTATCCTTGCTACTCCTTTCGCATCCAGGCTTTTTTACCTGGATTTCCCGGTTACAGAAACCATCCAGACCGGTGAATATTTGAACATCCGGGAAGTGGTGAAGGCAAAAAGCAGGGAAACTCAATACCTGGTCATGGTATTGGGCAACCATTGGGCCAGGATGTATACAGGCACCTCTACCACCCTCACCTGCATTAAGCAAAACCGGGAAGCAGGTGATCCTGCCAGCGGCTATGGCAACCATTTTTTGCATAAGATGGACCAGGGACTTGGTTTTATGCTGAGCGCCTATCAACTGCCCGTGTTTATCCTGGGGCAGGAACAGGTACTTGAGCCATTCAAACACATCACCACCCATACAGAAAATATTATTGGCTACCTGCCAGGAAGCTTCGATACATCAAATGAAACAGCTATTCTTATGACTTTACAATCCGAACTGCATCACTGGAACAAACACAAACACCGGTACTTAATACAAAAACTGTACAAAGCCCATAAAGACGGGAAGCTATCCTGTGGCATCAAGGAAGTCTGGAACACAGCTACCCACCGGAGGGGGCAATTACTGGTAGTGGAAGAAAACTTTACGAGCCCTTGTCGCATGGAACGGGAAGGAGCTTCTGCCTTTACACGTTCTGCCGATGATCCTTATAATATGAAAGACCTGGTAGATGATATTATTGAAAAGGTATTAAAGGATGGCGGAGATGTGGAGTTTGTGGACCAGGGCACATTAAGCAGCTTTCAACAGATCGCATTGATCGAGTTTCGCCAAAGCGAATAA
- a CDS encoding RNA polymerase sigma-70 factor, with protein MSPASPYHDQNDDVLQQLFNELFREHEHKLYAFVVKVLRSDAQAKDIVQDVFLKLWTIREQLHEIGNMDAFLYRLTENKVYDYLRAAATREKTRQELWLRIRQAGEAMPDQLETKEYHTLIQQAIHRLPPQRKTIYLLSKQEGLKQQQIARELQISPHTVRNHLAEAFKSIRNYVKKNLQSLLSL; from the coding sequence GTGAGCCCCGCTTCGCCATACCACGACCAAAATGACGATGTACTCCAGCAACTCTTCAACGAGTTGTTCCGGGAACATGAGCACAAGCTCTATGCATTTGTGGTAAAAGTCCTGCGCTCCGACGCCCAGGCCAAAGACATCGTGCAGGACGTATTCCTGAAACTGTGGACCATCCGCGAGCAACTGCACGAGATCGGGAACATGGACGCCTTCCTCTACCGCCTCACCGAAAATAAAGTATACGACTACCTGCGCGCGGCCGCCACCCGCGAGAAAACACGCCAGGAGTTATGGCTGCGCATCCGGCAGGCCGGAGAGGCTATGCCCGATCAACTGGAGACCAAAGAATACCATACCCTCATCCAGCAGGCCATCCACCGCTTACCGCCCCAGCGTAAAACCATTTACCTCCTCAGCAAGCAGGAAGGCCTCAAACAACAACAGATCGCCCGGGAACTGCAAATATCCCCCCATACCGTACGCAACCACCTCGCAGAAGCCTTTAAATCTATCCGGAACTACGTAAAAAAGAACCTGCAAAGCCTGCTCAGCTTATAA
- a CDS encoding pyridoxamine 5'-phosphate oxidase family protein, with protein MFGNLSPAEIENVLSRQVVGRIGCHAEGITYVVPISFAYDGQFVYCYTQEGMKVTLMRQNPQVCFQTDELENMANWKSVIAWGSFEELPQGRERREALDKLRDRVLPMVSSERVRQSADWPFTNNITEPVPGVVFRIRLTKKTGRFEKSTQSALLA; from the coding sequence ATGTTTGGTAACTTATCTCCTGCAGAAATTGAAAATGTATTGAGCCGGCAAGTGGTAGGCCGTATTGGCTGCCATGCAGAAGGTATTACTTATGTAGTGCCCATCAGCTTTGCGTATGACGGGCAGTTTGTGTATTGCTACACGCAGGAAGGCATGAAGGTGACCCTGATGCGGCAGAACCCGCAGGTATGCTTCCAGACGGATGAACTGGAAAATATGGCCAACTGGAAAAGCGTGATCGCGTGGGGCAGTTTTGAAGAATTGCCGCAAGGCAGGGAACGCAGGGAGGCGCTGGATAAATTGCGGGACAGGGTATTGCCCATGGTCAGCAGTGAACGGGTACGCCAGTCGGCCGACTGGCCCTTTACGAACAATATTACGGAACCTGTACCCGGAGTAGTCTTCCGGATCCGGCTAACGAAAAAAACGGGCCGCTTTGAAAAGTCGACCCAATCGGCCCTGCTTGCTTAA